One window from the genome of Gemmatimonadaceae bacterium encodes:
- a CDS encoding dihydrofolate reductase family protein: MTRVRVNSFSISLDGYGAGPNQDLDNPLGVGGTDLHQWVFPTRTFQRTLFGADGGTTGIDDDFAARGFANVGAWILGRNMFGPVRGPWPDMDWKGWWGDNPPYHVPVFVLTHHARPPIEMEGNTTFHFVTGGIHDALDRARQAANGKDVRIGGGPSTIQQYLRAGLIDEMHVAIAPVVLGTGERLFDGVDTRTSGYECIQFVASDKAAHIVLRRSQP, from the coding sequence GTGACCCGAGTCCGCGTCAACAGCTTTTCCATTTCGCTCGACGGCTACGGCGCCGGGCCGAACCAGGACCTCGACAACCCACTCGGCGTGGGCGGCACCGACCTCCACCAATGGGTATTCCCGACGCGCACGTTCCAGCGCACCCTGTTCGGCGCCGACGGCGGCACCACGGGCATCGACGACGACTTCGCCGCGCGGGGCTTCGCGAACGTCGGCGCCTGGATTCTCGGACGCAACATGTTCGGACCGGTTCGCGGACCTTGGCCCGACATGGACTGGAAGGGCTGGTGGGGAGACAACCCGCCCTATCACGTGCCGGTGTTCGTCCTCACGCACCACGCCCGGCCGCCCATCGAGATGGAAGGCAACACGACGTTCCACTTCGTCACGGGCGGCATCCACGACGCGCTCGACCGGGCGCGCCAGGCCGCCAACGGAAAGGACGTGCGCATTGGCGGCGGACCCAGCACCATCCAGCAGTATCTCCGCGCCGGGCTCATCGACGAGATGCACGTCGCCATCGCACCGGTGGTGCTCGGCACGGGAGAGCGGCTGTTCGACGGCGTGGACACGCGAACGTCAGGCTACGAATGCATCCAGTTCGTGGCGTCGGACAAGGCCGCGCATATCGTGCTCCGCCGCTCTCAACCCTGA
- a CDS encoding DUF1801 domain-containing protein encodes MPARKTDKTSKLAGHKPAKRRAAKGKAATTLPESMVTGKASPAKAAVGDKAAFAYIASLPQPQRGIAERVDALAARTLPGLQRSVKWGMSYYGVGDGWCFCCGGFADHVKLMFVNGAALIPVPPVTPVAMGKSTRGVELQSVDDLDERQLAAWMIQVAAVPGVGRKKR; translated from the coding sequence ATGCCCGCCCGTAAGACCGACAAGACTTCCAAGCTCGCCGGGCACAAGCCGGCCAAGCGCAGGGCGGCAAAAGGCAAGGCCGCAACGACTCTGCCGGAATCCATGGTGACCGGCAAGGCAAGTCCCGCGAAGGCTGCGGTCGGCGACAAGGCGGCCTTCGCATACATCGCCAGTCTGCCGCAGCCGCAGCGCGGAATCGCGGAACGCGTCGATGCGCTTGCGGCCAGGACGCTTCCCGGCCTGCAGCGCTCCGTGAAATGGGGCATGTCGTACTATGGGGTCGGCGACGGCTGGTGCTTCTGTTGCGGCGGATTCGCCGACCACGTCAAGCTGATGTTCGTGAACGGTGCAGCGCTCATTCCGGTGCCGCCAGTGACGCCGGTGGCGATGGGCAAATCCACTCGGGGCGTGGAGCTTCAGTCAGTGGACGACCTCGACGAACGGCAACTCGCGGCATGGATGATTCAGGTCGCGGCCGTGCCCGGTGTCGGGCGGAAGAAGCGGTAG
- a CDS encoding GNAT family N-acetyltransferase codes for MLALSPVALEGHGVRLEPLVPAHESALAAAVTDGRLWELWYTSVPEPAQVAAYIADALAGQAAGHMLPWAVRELTSGEVIGSTRYHDIVAPIDRVQIGYTWYAQRWQRSHVNTACKL; via the coding sequence ATGCTCGCCCTTTCGCCCGTCGCCCTGGAAGGCCACGGGGTGCGCCTGGAACCCCTGGTGCCCGCGCACGAGTCCGCACTCGCCGCGGCCGTGACCGACGGCCGGCTGTGGGAACTCTGGTACACCTCGGTGCCCGAGCCCGCCCAGGTGGCGGCCTACATTGCCGACGCGCTGGCCGGGCAGGCCGCCGGCCACATGCTGCCGTGGGCGGTGCGCGAGCTGACGTCGGGCGAGGTGATCGGCAGCACGCGGTATCACGACATCGTGGCGCCGATTGACCGGGTGCAGATCGGCTACACGTGGTACGCCCAGCGCTGGCAGCGCAGCCACGTGAACACGGCGTGCAAGCTG